Within the Deinococcus carri genome, the region TGCGGGCCGCCACCTGGCGCTCCAGCTCGGCCCCGTGTTCCCGCAGCGCGCGCTCGGCGGCCTTGAACGGGCGCAGGTCCTGGAGATACCCCACGACATACTGCTGGTCGCGCTCCTCGTACCGGATCAGGATCAGGTTCAGCGGCACACGCTCGCCGGTCCGCGTGAGCATCTCCTTTTCGTAGGGATCGGACGCGCCCTGCTCGAAGGCCTGGGCAAAGGCCAGCTCGTCGGCCCGGTGGTACTCGGGCGGCGTGAGGGCGGCCCAGTCGATCTCGCCCGCCTCGTACTCGGCGCGCGTGTAGCCCAGCAGCTTCAGGTAGGTATCGTTGACCAGGATCAGACGGCCATCCAGGGCACCCGCGGCGATGCCGACCGGTCCCGCTTCTACCATGCGGCGAAACCGGGCCTCGCTCGTGCGCAGCTCCAGCTCGGTCTGCTGCCGCTGCTGGCGTTCGGCCGCGAGCGTCGCCAGCAGCCGGGTATGCCCCAGGGCCACGGCGCACTGTGCGGCGAGGGTGCGCAGGAGCCGCCGCTCGTCGGCGGAGAAGCCGCGCGGTTCCTCAAAGTCGAGCACCAGAACACCCAGCGCCTGCCCGCCGAGGAACATGGGCAGCACGGCACTCGCGGCGGGCAGGGAGTTCCCCGCACGCCGGCCGGGTTCGGGAGGCGCGCCCAGCAGGGCCTCCGCGTCCTCGAAGAAGAGGGCCTCGTGCCGGGCCAGGGCGTCCCGGGCGAACAAGTGGGAGGGCAGGTCCCGGGCAGCCCCCCTGCGGCCCTGCTGGGCGGCGAGTTCCAGGCTGTCGCCGGCCCCGCCCGTCAGGAAGGCCGTCCCGAGGGCGGCACCGAGCGCGGCGAGGGCAGACCGGAGCACGCTGCCGAGCACCTCCTGCGGCGTGCGGGCGGCAGCGAGCGCCTCGCTGAGATCTTGCAGGCATTCACTCAGGGGAACGCCGACGGGTGAAGGCGCGTCCACTGGGCGCTGTTCGGGCATGACGCGAGGATAGCGTGTGTCGCCCGCCGGCCAGAGCGGGGGCCTGGACGTGCAGGCCGAGCTGCTGTCCGAGGACACACCGCGCTGGGGACGCCTGATGTGCCAGCGGAAGTTCCCCGGCTGAGAGGTCAGGTTTGTCTGTCCCGCTCTCCCTCGCGGGCGTCGTGGAGGTCGGTGACAGAGGGGAGGGGAGAGGCCGGCTGGCCCAGACGGGCGAGGGGTGTCCCGGAGGATTCCTGCTCCAGCGCCGCCCCGGCCACGTCTGCCGGTTGGGGGTGGCCGAACAGATAGCCCTGCCCCAGGTCGCAGTGCAGACCGCGCAGGACATCCAGTTGTCCTGGTGTCTCCACGCCCTCGGCGATCACGGTCAGGTCCAGCGCGTGGGCCATGGTGATCAGGGCTTGCAGCAGCGGAACGCCCGTGCTGTCCATGTCGCGCACGAAGGATCGGTCGATCTTGAGCACCTGCACGGGCAACTGCTGGAGGTAGCTCAGGCTGGAGTACCCGGTCCCGAAATCGTCGAGGGCAAACCGCACGCCCAGCCCATGCAACTCGCGCAGCTTGGCGACCGAACCGTGCAGGTCCGTGATCAGGGCGCTCTCGGTCAGTTCCAGCATCAGCGCGTTGCCAGGTAGCGCGTGGGCGCGCAGGGCCTCCCGGATGGCCCCCACGAAGTCCTCGCGGGCAAACTGGTGGGCCGACACATTGACCGACACGTGCAGCTCTGGAAAAGCCCCGTCCCGCCAGCGTTTCACCTGCCCCAGGGCCTCCTGAAGCACCCAGGCCCCCAGGTCGTGGATCAGGCCGTGTTCCTCGGCGACGGGAATGAACTTGAGGGGCGGGACCGGCCCCAGGACCGGGGACAGCCAGCGCAGCAGGGCCTCGAAGCCCAGGACCCGCTCGTCCCCCAGGCGCACCAGCGGCTGGTAATGCACCTCGAATTCGCCGCGCGTGAGGGCAACCCGCAGCTGCGCGTCGAGCTGCAACTCCTCGGTGGCCGTCTGGTGGCACCGCTCGTCGTAAAACCGCCAGGTGTTCTTGCCCTGTTTCTTGGCCTGGTACATCGCCATATCCGCACACTTCAGGGCGACCACCGGATCGGCGGTGTCCAGGGGGGCCAGGGCCACGCCGATGCTGGCCGTGAGGTGCTGTTCCTGTCCCCCGGCCAGCATCGGCTCCGCGATGGCCGTCAGGAGCGCGGCGGCCACGCTGCCCGCCGCGGCCGCGTCCGGCAGATCCGGGAGGATCACCACGAACTCGTCCCCCCCCGCCCGCGCCACCTGACCCCGGAACCCCACCCCCCGCTGGAGGCGGTCGGCGGCCTCTTGCAACACCTGATCGCCGGCCGCGTGGCCGGCGGAGTCGTTGATCAGCTTCATGCGGTCGAGGTCGATGAAGAGGACCGCGGTCAGGTGGCTCGCCCGCGCGGTGGTCAGGGCGTGACGCAGCGCCACGTCCAGCGCGCCGCGGTTCAGCAGGCCCGTCAGGGGGTCACGCGACGCCTGGTGGGCGAGACGGCGGTGCAGCGCCTGGTTGTCCACCAGCCCCAGCACCTGCCGCACCAGCACGAGCGACGTGACGAGGCCCACGATGGGATCCAGGTCGCCGTCCGCGCCCAGGTGCAGGCTGTGGACGAGAAAGAACAGGGCGTATGTCGTGATGATGGCGGCGTTGGGAAGCAGCAGCCGCCTCATCTCGGGGTAGGCCATCTCGGTGATGGGCCGCGGCCGCGCCCGGATGAGGTCGGGCCGCGCGGCAGTGGCGGCGGCCCCGAAACACACGGCCCCCCAGCTCCACAGCGTGTCCAGCGGGCGGCCCAGCACATACAGCCCCTGGCCCGTCTGGTAGGCATACAGGAGGTTCACGAGCAGGAACAGGAGGAGGCCGGCCATCAGCCACCTCGTCTGCAACCGGGAAAGCTGCGGCGGCCGCCACAGCAGCAGCATCAGCAGCAGCGTGCACAGCAGCAGGTCGGTCAGGGGGTAGGCGAGCGCCACTCCCAGGGGAAAGGGCTGCCCGGCATACGTCTGCACCTTCTGGCGGATGTTCA harbors:
- a CDS encoding bifunctional diguanylate cyclase/phosphodiesterase, which produces MNVLPYFRQPLFATLLVLAGLHLLWTLTGAHPQTLRVYLGNLIFFPIYALSALLAWQAARQHRGPFRRAWLWLGLGIFAWGAGQIIYTWLSFTGNRSLFPSLADVGYLALVPCFFIGLLHFPRPHFGRVQSVSFLLDISIVVLALGDLLWNLNIRQKVQTYAGQPFPLGVALAYPLTDLLLCTLLLMLLLWRPPQLSRLQTRWLMAGLLLFLLVNLLYAYQTGQGLYVLGRPLDTLWSWGAVCFGAAATAARPDLIRARPRPITEMAYPEMRRLLLPNAAIITTYALFFLVHSLHLGADGDLDPIVGLVTSLVLVRQVLGLVDNQALHRRLAHQASRDPLTGLLNRGALDVALRHALTTARASHLTAVLFIDLDRMKLINDSAGHAAGDQVLQEAADRLQRGVGFRGQVARAGGDEFVVILPDLPDAAAAGSVAAALLTAIAEPMLAGGQEQHLTASIGVALAPLDTADPVVALKCADMAMYQAKKQGKNTWRFYDERCHQTATEELQLDAQLRVALTRGEFEVHYQPLVRLGDERVLGFEALLRWLSPVLGPVPPLKFIPVAEEHGLIHDLGAWVLQEALGQVKRWRDGAFPELHVSVNVSAHQFAREDFVGAIREALRAHALPGNALMLELTESALITDLHGSVAKLRELHGLGVRFALDDFGTGYSSLSYLQQLPVQVLKIDRSFVRDMDSTGVPLLQALITMAHALDLTVIAEGVETPGQLDVLRGLHCDLGQGYLFGHPQPADVAGAALEQESSGTPLARLGQPASPLPSVTDLHDAREGERDRQT